GATCGGCGTTCATTTCTCTTTCATCTTAAGCAGTCCCGGCCGTGTTTGCGCCGGACCGTTGATTGTTGATCATAAAAAACGGATTCTATCAGAATCCGGGGGCGATTCAAAGGGGCGGTCTGAAAAAATATGGTGGAGAACGGGGAAAGGCTGGCAGGTGAGGATAGTCCGGAATCCGCCGTCATTCCTTGCCCAGGCAGAAGCGGTCGAGCATATGCACAAGGTCGCCTATCTCAAGCTTGTTGAGCCATGCGTCGGCTCCCACGGTCTTGCACTTGTTTATCATCTGCTCGTTTATCAGCGAGGAGAATATCACCACCGGCAGGTTCTTCAGGCCAAGTTCCTCTTTCACATGGCGGCACACGGTCAGCCCGTCCATCTGCGGCATCTCCACGTCCGTCACCAGCGCGGCTATATAGTCCGTGATGGGTTTGCCCTCGCTTTTGGACTTTGCGGCCAGGTTGGCCACCAGCTCGAACGCCTCCCGGCCGTTGTCAAAGCTTGTTATGTTCGTATAGCCAACTTCCTTGGCCACGGAAACGGTCTTGGCGCGGACTATCGGGGAGTCCTCCGCCAGCACGATGTGCTTTGCCTCCCGCTCGTGGTGCCGTTCGCCTAGGTTGGTGGCGTGCTTGGGATCTTCCTCCTCGTGGTACACAAGCCGCGTGGCGGGATATATGTCCGCGAGGATGTGCTCCAGGTCGATCAGAAGTATGTTCCGCTTGTTGATGGTCACCGACGATGTCACCGCCGGGCGGTGCTGGGCGATGATCGGCGGCAGCGGCGTCACGTCCGACCACGAGCAGCGGTGGATCTGGTTTATCCCGTCCACCAGGAATCCGTTCGTAAGGTTGTTGAACGAGCAGACCATCACAACCCGCAGCCTTTCATCCTGGTCTTTCATCGGCACGTCCAGGTGCTTGGCCAGGTTGATCAGGGTGATGGTCGAATCGCGAAGGATGAAAACGCCCATCACCGAAGGATAGGCCTGCGGCACCGCGGAGACCGACTTGGGGTTGTACGTCAGGATTTCCCTGACCTTGGAAACGTTCACCCCATAGCTTTGCTTGTCGATCATGAACTCGATGATTTCGACTTCGTTCGTGCCGCTTTCCAGCAGTATTTCCGATTTGCTCATCTGCCCCATCATGAAAAGAAAGGTCTTAGGCTAAAATCGCCTTAAGCAAGGATACAACTTTTATCCATTATAAACCAGATATATCAAGGTTTCTTGACATGGAAGCTTCCCGGGTTGAATATAACCCTAGGGGTGTGCGCAGCAATCGGGAGAATGGTGGTCTTATGACAATCCGGGAACCGGCCGTCGCGGGATTCTTCTACCCAGCGTCCAAAAGGGACATCGAAAGCCAGATCGCTTCTTTTGACACGGGGGGGGCTGCTCCGGTGGCGGCATATGGAGCGGTGGTCCCCCACGCGGGATACCGCTATTCCGGGCTGGTGGCCGCCAAGGTGTATTCAAGGATAAAACCGCGCGGCTCCATCATCCTTATGGGTCCCAACCACGGCGCGGGGAGAAACTATGAGCCTCCTCCGCCCGTGGCGATAATGGCCGAAGGGGAATGGGTCCTGCCCGGAGGGAAGCTGCCGATAGACGCAGAACTTGCCCAGGCGCTCCTGGACGAGACGGACCTTTTGACGGACGCTCCCTGGGCGCATGAATTGGAACACTCGCTGGAAGTGCAGCTGCCGTTCATAATGCACTATTCCGGCAAGGTAAGCTTCGCTCCGATCATCATTTCGCACCTGTCCGCGGAGGAGGTCGTATCTGTTTCCGAAGGGATATACCGGGGGCTGGAAAAATACGGCAAGCCGGTGACCCTTGTGGCCAGCACCGATTTTTCCCACTACATTCCGCACGAGAAGGCCAGGGAGCAGGACCATAAGGCCATCGAACGGATATTGGCCATGGACGGGTTTGGTCTTTTGAAGGTGGTGGCCGAGGAGAGGATATCCATGTGCGGCTGCCAGCCGACGGCGGTGGTCATCGAGGTGTGCAAAAAGCTCGGGGCGAAAAAGGCCGAACTTGTGGACTACAGGACCTCCGGCGACTCAAGCGGGGACTATTCCTCCGTGGTGGGATACGGCGGGCTGATAATCACCTAGCCGGTTTGGATCACCGGTACACATCCTTTCTGTGGCCGATTCTCACGACCAATAAGGAATCGGCGTCCACTATCGTGTAAATCACCCGGTAGGGCCAGACCTCGTAACGATTGAGCCCTTTCCATTTGCCTTTGAGCGCCTTGCCTTTGGCGGCTGGATCCAAGGCCAGGTCGCCCTCTATTTTGTCCATTATTTTCAACCGGGCGGGACGGTCAATGGCATTCAGGTCTTTTCCGACCGATTCCTTGTATGTGACTTTATAGGCCAACGCGCTTTCTCATCTCGCGCGCCGGGACAGACTTGTCCGCATGGTCGCGCAAACGGCTCAGACCTATTTCGTAGTCCTCGTTCTCATCCAGATAACGGCGCAGGGCCTCTTTCATATAGTGGCTTTTAGTCCGGTGGGTCTTTTTCGCCAGTTCCTCAAGCCGGGCTTCCAGCTCTTTGTCCAAACGCACGGCCAGCATGGCTCCTCCCTGTATTGCATGTATCGCAAGTATAACATGTTCCCGCGCAAGGGGGCGGGGGAGCCGCTAGAATCCGAACACCACCGCCGTGTCCAGGTTGAACACGTTATAGTCCGCGTCGGTGGGGGAGAATGTGTCCTGCTTGTCGGCGACGCGGCTGTAGCGCAGCTTCACGGTGACAAAGCTGTCCAGCGTAAAGTGCCAGGCAAGCCCGGGTTCGACGTATATCTTCCGCCGGCCCGCGTCATACAGTCCTTCGCCCGCCGAATAGCCGTTGGCGGCCACCTGGCGGTATCCGGCAACCCCCGTGAAAGTGAACTCGTCCGAATACCTGTAAACGTTGTTCACGAATATCTGGAATGAATTGCTGTTGGAATTGCCGGTCTCGGGTTTAAGGCTCCCGCCGTCGGAAAGCGATTCGTTTTTCCCCTGTATGCTCATCAGCGCGCCGATTGCGGTGTCGAAATTCTCTTCCCATTTGGCCACATAGCGCGCTTCCACGCTGAATATGTCCCCGGAGCGGAAGGTGTCCTGCCCGGCGGACTTGTCCTTGCCGAACGTGTTGTAAATGAGCGTAAGGATCACAAAATCCCCTTCTCGCACCTTAGCCATGCCGTTTAACATGAGCATAAGCCTGTCGCCAGGGTCGAAATTGTCCCCGTCCGTGTCAGGGGCGGGATCATATTCCCCCATGAATGTGTATTTCGCGCCGGCTCCGACGGACAGCGAGTCCGACTGCATGGCCGCCAGGAAATAGGGGCCCACGTTAAGCCCGGTCCCGTAAGTGTTCACAAGCATCAGGTCCTGGTTGATGTCGTCAACGATCAGCTTGGTCATCTGGCTTGTGGTGTATCCGCGCTTGCCGGTGGGCAGATTCAAGTCCAGCCCGGCGCGCAGCGAGTAATTGTCCCACTTGAAGTTGTAATGCCCGCCGACGTTCGTGTCCGTCAGCGTGGAGATGTCCAGGTTGCCGCTCTGGGCGCTGTTTATCCTGTAACTGGTCTTGGCGAAGTTTCCGGTGACGGCGCCCCCCCAATTGCTGGTCTCATAGGCCGCCTGGGCCAGGCCCACCGTCTGGTTCCCCTTCCCCCCGGTGTCCGAGGACTCCCAAACGCCGTGATTGGCGGAAAGGGTCACAAGCCACGGTCTGGCCTCCTTGGCCTCCTGCGCATTGGCGAACGAGGGGAATAATGAAAAAAGAACGGCGCAAAGTGTCAGGCTGTGTTTCATCATTTGACGTTTATCTTGATTATTACTGGAGTTAATCCCGCGCCGGCCGCGCCGCCTCCCGAGGAACCGCCCCCAGCGCATGTGGGGCACTGGTATAACTGCGTGTCCAGGTCCTCAAGGGTCTTGGCCCCGCCTGGATTGGTGGTCACAGGAGGCGTCACATGACGGCTTAAATTATCTATCAAAACATCCTGGAACAGAGGCATGCCTCCTCCCGCGGATGGCTGGCCGGTAACGCTGAACGGAATCACCCGGTTGAGGAATTGCAGCCGTTCCGGATCAATCGGGAAGGGGAGGGCCGGCTGCTGGCCGGTGGTCACCGTGGTGCGGAACTGCGCGTTGAGCAACACGGTGGTGCGGCTCGGATCTCCGCCGATGACATACACCTGCCCCGCTTGCCCTTCGGAGCCGAGCAGGTCCACATTGGTTGTGTCCCCGTCCGCCTCCACCACAAATGGCGGAGTGCCCCCAACGCCAGCGATGGCGGCCTTGGTGTGGTATTCGAACTTGGATTCCTTGGACGCAAGTTTGCTCACGGCGGACTTCACCCTGCCGAACGACAGTCCGAATATCGAGAAAGTGGAGCCGCGTTCGTTACGGCGCAGGCTTTTTATGGTCAGGTCGGAGCTTTTGTCCACCCGGATGAGGTTGCCGGTGTCCATCTCTATCTCCACCACGCCGCTTTTGCTCGTGGTCACCCTGTCACCCTCGGCGAAAGCTGTCCCTTTGACCACACTTTCCTGTTTCCCGTCCGCGAGCCTCACGACGAAAACGTCCCCCTGGACGAACTTGGCCGTGGCCTTGATTGGCTCGGCGGAGGCGGCGTAGCAAAAAGCCGTAACGAAAAACATCGCCAATACAGTGGAAGTTAATAGTCGCTTGAGCATATTCCAATCCATTCCTGTGATTAACATCCTGTCGCAACGGACGTAAATGTCACTGTGTTCACGCCTCCCCCAGTATCCGATGCGCTGCATTTGAACGTCACCGAATCATAAACAAAGTTGCCAAACTCGGTACTGATGTCCCAATCCGTGAGGTAACCTGCGGTCAGGACATAATTGGAAGGGCCGTAGGTCGATTGCCAGTCCGTTGCGGAAGCCTCCAAATTATACGAGATAGTATCCCCATCGGCGTCCGTGGCCGAGCAAATAAACTGGAAATATGTCGGTATGCAGGAAGTTGAGGCCGCAAGCGCCGTCCATCCCCCAAACCCTCCGCACACACCGTTGACCGGAGCTATACTGCACCTGTTAACCGTGAACGAACTGATTACCGGCGAATTGTTCACCCGTGAGACGCTCGCGACGGATATCGCCACGCTTCCATAATCATTCGCCCCTTCATCGTCGGCCGCGGAGCAGGATATTGTTTTGTCCCCCCCGGATGAGACGGTGTAGATTGCCGAAGGCCCGCTGGCGCTCCATCCAGCGCCGTCCGACCAGGAATATGAAACAGTGTCGCCGTCCGGATCAGTGGCGTCGCAAGCAAGATAAATAGTATCGCCGATTTCCGCCGACGCCGCGCTTGCCGAAACGCTGTGGATCACAGGAGGATTGTTCGCCACCGAAACGCCAACGCTCCCGGTGGTGACCCCGCCGCGCCCGTCGTCCACCGTCAAACTCACCGTGTACGAGCCGGAATGGCTCGCCGTAAATGTCACGGACGGCCCGGAGCCGCTTATAGAGCCGCCGCCGCCGTTCCATTGATAGCTTAAAGAGTCATCGTCCAGGTCCGATACGTCCGCCGTGATGGACACCGGGCTGTTCTTCCCGGCGCTGGAAGGCGAAGCCGAGAGGCTGTTTATCGCCGGCGCGGAGTTGATGACAAGATCGAAATTAAACTCCGGCGATGAGCCGGCCGAAATATCCGCAATCACGCTTCCGGTGAATGAAAGGCCGATATTCGTGGTGACCAGAAGATCGAACCTGCGCACACCCGGGGTCATGTACACCACCGCCGTAAGCGAATCGAGCGGGATGGAGACGTATATCGTTTCCATATCGTCCCCGGATATGGCGAGTATCATGCCAGTCACATATGACGGCAGGGCGCGGGTGGCGTTTGAGGAATTTATCGTTCGTTCCAGCGTTCTGCCCACGGCTTCCGGGAAAGTGACGCTTATGGCCAGGTCGCTTTTGAACTTTTCGCCGGTGGACTCTGATTTGGGCGCCGGGCTGGACAGGCCGCCACACGATGATATGACTACGGCAAGCGATAACGCCGCTATAAATTGCGTTAAATGGCCAAACTGCCGCCACGAGACTGCGTTGTCAACTCGCCCCATGTCCCCTCATTACGATGTTGCGCTAAAATTAACTTATTTCATGGTGTTCTGTATAGACAAAAGTCCAGTATTTCACATTTTATTGTAATCATTTGATGAAGGTTTGAATGAAAGCGCGATCATGGACGCCCTGATGTCCTTCGCCGGGAGTTTGGAACTGCGGCGCCGCAACTTATCCGTCCAAAATTATTTAATGCGTCCGCGGGCCTGTTTTATAAAAACCCTTGCGTTTTTCATCGTGCGAAGCTTAGTATATATTCTACTATGATTCAAGCAGATAAGCGGCGTCCACGAACATAGAACTTCAACTGCCGGATTGACGAGTTTACAGCATGGATTTTTCCGCCTTGGAGAAGGTTGAAGACAAGCTTACGTTTCTCTTCTCATACATCAGCGGGCTCAAGGAGGAGAACAGGGAGCTTAAGCGAAAAGTCTATTCGCTGGAACTCAATCTAGCCCAGGCGAAGTCCGCCGCCGCCCCCGAAGGTCTGAAGACCAAACACTCATCCCTCATAGAAGAGCGTGACAGGCTGATGATGGAGCGGGAACTTATCAGGAAAAAGATGGAAACGCTCATTTCCCGCATAGACAACATAATCGAAGAGGAGCGGGCGGCCAGTTGATGGAACCCTCAACGGTGAAAGTGAACGTTTACGGGCGGGAATACCCGATAAAAAGCGCGCGGGACCCGCATCTGACGCAGGAATACGCCGCGTTCGTGGACGCGAAGATGAAAGAGGCCGGGGCCAAGAGCGGCTCATTCGACCAGATGCGCATAGCGATCCTCGCCCTCATGCAGATCACCCACGAGCTTTTCACCCTGCGCGCCCAGGTGGAAAAGGAGGGGGGCGAATACGAGAAAAGGATGGGGCGGCTGTTGGAGAAAATCGAATCGTCCATGAGCCGGGGGGGGATTCAGACCATGATCGGGGAAGAGGAAGGGGCCGGTTGATATATTCCAGCCCGGGCCGGCGGTTTAAATAACGGTTCAATGACATGTCATGAAAAACGTACAGTACGTTATATGGAATGATTCCTATTCTGTCGGCGTGGCCGCGATTGACTCCCAGCATCAGCAGGTGCTAAAGATACTGAACACTCTCCATTCCTCCAGCATAGGCGATGGCTGCGCCAAAGACCTGGAAAACTGCATGCTCAAGCTTTGGATATTCACTGTGACGCATTTCCAGTATGAGGAGACCCTTCTGAGGCTTCTCCACTATGAAAAGATCGGGGAGCATGTGAAACTCCATGAATGGATGAAAAGGGAAACCCGCCGCCACCTGGACGATGTGAAGTCGGGAAAGGGCGATTTCCTGGAGACGTTGCATTTTGTCAAGGAGTGGTGGATAAAGCATATCAACGAAGAGGACAGGCAGTACGCCGCGCTGGCCGCTTCGCTTGAATTATAGCGCGCAAGCTGGACGGCCTGCTGGCGCATGTTCAAGGCGCCAGCGCCTTCTCCATTCTGGTTGATACAGTCAGCGGACTTGCCGTCACGGGGACGGCCCCCCCGGACCGATGGGCCAAAGTCCGCTTAAATCAGAAGTTCACCCCCAGCACTATCCCGGCCTGGTTGTAGTTTGCGCTCATGGCCCCACCGAGCAGGTCGTAGCTTGAGCCGGTGAGGGTCCTGTAGTCTATGCCGATGTTGAAAACGCCCACCCTCATAAGCAGTCCGGCGTTCAAAAGGTAGCCGGTGGCCGTGGCCGAGCCGCTGGTGGACACTCCGCTCTCGCTTCCGCTCACTTCCGATTTGATCGTGGAGATCGCCACGCTGGCGTACGGGGTGAACACCGGGAACATGTCCATGTACTGCCGCAGGCCGACGTACATTTCAGTGTGATTGGTGTCTATGGCGATGGAGTATCCCTTCGCGACGGTCTTTCCGCTGTCCCTCCCGCTGGAGGCGCCAATAAGCAGGTGCGTGGGCAAAAGGCCCAGCCGCAGGTCCGCCTCGATCCCGTATGCCGGGAGATCGTGGAAGTCGTCCTGCCAGTTTTCCATGCTCTTCTGGCTGTAGATCAGGTTGAGGTTGAGAGCGTTGAACGCGGCCGCTTTGGAAGCGAACACGGCGAGAAACAGAGCGGCAAAGGCCACAGTCAGAATATTTGCGCGTTTCACACTCTTTTCCTTTCAGTTTAAATTAGGTGACCGTTCAACAAGCCTGGCCAGACTTGTCCGTCGCCTTATGTTTTGCTGGAATCTGGACGTATAATTGAATCTGGCCCAACGTGATCAACTCGCCGAGGGGCCGAACACCTTGTCCTTGTCGTCCACTTTAAGGCCCAGCGCTTCGAGTATCTTGCGCTGGGTGTCCACCCGGCAGACCTCGCCGCGCTCGATCCGGTTTAGCGTCTGCACCGAAATGCCGGCCTTGCGCGCCAGTTCGGCCTTGGACATCATCAGGTTGTCCCTGTGATCTTTCACTCTGTTCGGCGATTTTGGTTTCTTATTGTTTTGTGACATTGTTTGCCAATAATAAAAGTCCGGAATAAACGAATTAACTGCGACCTTCCACCATCCAACTTCGGATATATCGTCAGATAATTCGCTAGCAATGTCAAGATAATTAAAGGCTAGTTAGATGCCTTTGTTAGTCTAAATATGCAGTAATTTCAAGTAATTATGATATCGAATGGATATTATTTCTTTAAAATACAGCAGGTTGCGCCAATTAAGTGATTACTTCGCATTGATATCGCAACATGTTGATATATATGGATTATCATGTGCACCGCCGGTTTTCTAATTTGATATTGCTTCTTTTATCAGTGTATTGATACACTTTGATTTCCTTAAGTTCAATGGAGTTTATGATGACGATTAAAATTGCGATGCTTGCCGGTGACGGGATCGGGCCGGAGGTAATGGCCGAAGCGGAAAAGGTCCTGTTGCGGCTGGACAATAAATACAGCCTTGGCGTCACCATCGAAAAAGCGCTGGTGGGTGGATGCGCCTATGACGAATACAAGACTCCATTGCCGGACCACACGCTAAAGCTTGCCAAAGAGGCGGACGCGGTGTTGCTTGGCGCGGTGGGGGGGACGAAATGGGACGGGCTGGACTATGCCTCCCGGCCGGAGAAGGCGCTGCTGGGATTGCGGGGCGAGCTGGACCTGTATGCCAACCTGCGCCCGGCGAAGGTCTATCCCGCGCTGGTGGACGCCTCCACCCTCAAGCGCGAGGTGGTGGAAGGGGTGGACATAATGGTTGTCCGCGAGCTTGTGGGGGGGATATATTTCGGCAAACCCAAGGGGGTCGAAAAGCTCCCCAACGGAGACGAAAAAGGATTCAACACCGAAGTTTACACAACTCCGGAGATCGCCCGCATCGCCAAGGTGGCGTTCGAAGTGGCCCGCAAGCGCGGCGGAAAAGTCTGTTCGGTGGACAAGGCCAACGTGCTCGAATCCTCCGGACTGTGGCGCAAGGTGGTCAACGAAGTCCACAAGGATTATCCCGGCGTGGAGCTTTCCCACATGTACGTGGACAACTGCGCCATGCAGCTTATCCGCAACCCGAAACAGTTCGACGTGATCGTGACCACCAACATTTTCGGCGACATTCTTTCGGACGAGGCATCCATGCTCACCGGGTCGATAGGAATGCTGCCGTCGGCCTCGTTGTGCGGCAAAAAGGGGATGTATGAGCCGATCCACGGCTCCGCCCCGGACATCGCCGGGAAGGGGCTTGCCAATCCCATCGCCACCATACTTTCAGTGGCCATGATGCTCCAGTACACCTTTGACAAGGGGGACGCGGCGAGGGACATAGAGACTGCGGTTCAAAAGGCCCTGGACGGAGGGTATAGGACCGGCGACATTTATTCGGAAGGGACCAAACGCATCGGCACGAAGGAGATGGGCGAAGTGATATTAAAGGCGATAGGGTGAGGACAGGCGCAAATGGCGTTATGGTATAATCATTTCGTTACTGGAAGAGAAATGCAAGCGCCATGAAAACGATAAGGACCACCGGTGTTGTTTCCGGGCCCAACCTCCTGCGGCTGGACGCCGATCTTCCAATGCCGTCTCCCGGCAGGGTGCGGGTCATCGTGCTTGTCGACGAAAAGAATGAATATCTGGAAAAGGATTGGCTGAAAATGGCCGCCTCAAATCCGGTTTTCGCTGATTTGGCCGATTCGTCCGAGGATATTTATTCGTTAAAGGACGGAAAGCGCGTTGATGACTAAGGGGAAAGTCGTCCTGGTTCCATTCCCTTTCGATGATTTGTCCACTCTAAAGGTCAGGCCTGTGGTTTTACTCACCGATCCTATAGGTGAGCATAAACATATTATCGCAGCATTCATCACAAGCAGGCCGATGCCCGAACCTTTGCCTTCAGATATTGTCATCGGTGAAAAGCATCCGGATTTCGCCATTACCGGATTGAAAGTTCCATCCACAATGCGCCTTCACCGGTTGATGACTATTGGCATGGATATGGTCAAAAGGGACCTGGGCCGCATTTCACCAACCCTGATGGCCGAAATTAGGACAAAACTTCTTTCGCTTATTTGATTTGGCAGGTTGTGGAATCATGGAGTTTCAAGAGCCGGCGCTTTGTGACTTGTTTTGCGTCCGCCCCTTTCCTCTGGACATGATCCAGCGCAGCAGTTTCACCCATGGACTCCATGGGTGAGGTTTTGATCCTATGCCCAGTGACATCTCGGCGTTGGCCAGCAAATCTTCCAGCAATGCGTCGTGCAGCGGCCGGATGACTATGCGCCAAAGCAGGGTCGCCATGCCATGGGCGGTCATCTGGATTGTGTGACGTAAAGTGACCTTGCCGCCGCCCGCATCTAGAATCTCGAATCTGTGGAATCCGTCAAAACCGTTCGGACGGGTGAAGCGGAAGGTGATCGAACCGCCGGGGGTATAATTTTCAACGTAATAGCCCATGGGGCCATGGCCGCCAACCGCTCCAACACCAAGCGGACGGTCAAACTTCATCCGGGGCCACGATTGCACCGGCCATAACGAGTCGTTGGGAGACGCCAGAGAATCAATGAGCGCGCCGACCTTGTCCGCCGGGGCGTTTAGCGTCCGCTCATGTATGTTAAGGATGTTCATAAGGTGTCGCCGGCTTGATTCTATAGTCACGATGAGGCATCGTAAGACCTTAAATTATGATAGGATGATACAATAGATTGAGGGAAAAAATCGATGTTTAATGAATGCAAAGTGGCGCAAATGGCCGCCTTTTTCCTGATAAAGCGCGGCGGCTGGATGTCCCACCTGAAATTGATGAAATTGCTTTATCTGGCCGATAGGGAGGCCATGAAGCGGCATGGCGCGCCAATATCTGGCGATAAGTTTGTGTCATTGCAACACGGCCCGGTTTTGTCCCAAACCCTAAACCTCATGGATGGGGATGTCGAATCGTCGCCGAATGGATGGGAAGCATGGATTACAGGCAAAGAAAACCATGAATTATCACTGAACCGGACAAGCGCCCGCAGAGATGATCTGGATGAGTTAAGCGACGCTGATATGGAAGTACTGGAATCTGTATGGGCTGATTTTGGCATGATGGATCGTTGGGCCATCCGGGACTATACCCATACATCGTGTCCCGAATGGAAAGATCCTAACGGCTCATCAATCCCGATTAATAACAAGGATATTTTTATCGCGATCGGCCGGAACGCGGATGAAGCTGAAAGGCTTGCGGAGCAAATAGAAAAAGAAAGGGCGATTGACAAACTTTTTTCCAGTTTATGAGCGTTTTTCTGCCATACGCCAGGGCCACAATTCTTATTCCATCCGGTCCATCCGGCGATCCAGACCGCAAACATCTTTTCATAATCCTCACAGATCCATTTAATATTCCCGGAACCGGATCCAAACAGGTGATATTGGTCAATATCGAGTCTGTCAGGGAGGAACTTTGGTTTGACAAATCATGTTTGCTGGAGACAGGCGACCATCCTTTTATCAAACGTAAAAGTTTTATCGCTTACAGCCGTGTCACCGGCCACTCAAAACCGGCCAGTAGCGGTCACTTGAAAACCGGCCATATTAAGGGAGATGCTTGGCTGTTATTTTCTCCGTCAGGAGGAAGTAATAGATGCCGAACATTCTTAAGATGGCTAAAGTCAACGCAATCATCGGGTTACTGGAGCTTGGCTGGTCGCGCCGCCGCATAGGGCGGGAGCTTGGGATTCACCGCGAGACGGTGTCGCGGTACGCCAAGTCGATATCGGAAGCGCCAAAACCGGCCAAAGTGACCGCCGGGTCTTCTGGCGATACCGAGTCAAAACCGGCCATTCCGCCCCCCGGCTCCTGCGAGGTGGCCGCCGGGTCAAATCCAAAACCGGCCAAAGTGACCGCCGGGTCTGGCGCGTCCAGAAGCATGGCCGGGCCGTTTCTGGAGGTAGTCTCCGGCAAGCTGGATATGGGCCTGTCGGCCCAACGGATATTCCAGGACATCGTGGCCGATCATGGTTTTACCGGGTCGTATTCCTCCGTCAAGCGTCTGGTCCGGCGGCTTGGAGCGCAAACGCCGTTGCCGTTCCGCCGGATGGAATGCGCCCCTGGCCAGGAAGCCCAGATTGACTTTGGCTCCGGCGCGAAGGTTTGGGACAACGGCAAGCTGCGCCAGTCCCATGTCCTGCGCGTGGTGTTAAGCCACTCCCGCAAGAGTTACAGCCAGACCGTGTTCCGGCAGGACACCGAGAGCTTCATCCGTTGCGTCGAGAACGCCGTCCGCCACTTCGGCGGTGTTCCACGGACGCTTGTGATCGACAATCTGAAGGCCGCCGTGAAGAACGCCGACTGGTTCGATCCGGAGCTAAACCCGAAGGTGATGGAGTTCGCCCGGCATTACGGGACGGTGATATTGCCCACGAAGCCGTATACGCCGCGCCACAAAGGGAAGATCGAGAGCGGCATCAAATACGTCAAGAACAACGCTCTCAAGGGGCGGGTCTTCAACAGCCTTGGTGAACAGAACGAACATCTGCGCCAGTGGGAGAAGACGATAGCCGACACC
This genomic window from Nitrospinota bacterium contains:
- a CDS encoding chemotaxis protein CheV produces the protein MSKSEILLESGTNEVEIIEFMIDKQSYGVNVSKVREILTYNPKSVSAVPQAYPSVMGVFILRDSTITLINLAKHLDVPMKDQDERLRVVMVCSFNNLTNGFLVDGINQIHRCSWSDVTPLPPIIAQHRPAVTSSVTINKRNILLIDLEHILADIYPATRLVYHEEEDPKHATNLGERHHEREAKHIVLAEDSPIVRAKTVSVAKEVGYTNITSFDNGREAFELVANLAAKSKSEGKPITDYIAALVTDVEMPQMDGLTVCRHVKEELGLKNLPVVIFSSLINEQMINKCKTVGADAWLNKLEIGDLVHMLDRFCLGKE
- the amrB gene encoding AmmeMemoRadiSam system protein B, with the translated sequence MTIREPAVAGFFYPASKRDIESQIASFDTGGAAPVAAYGAVVPHAGYRYSGLVAAKVYSRIKPRGSIILMGPNHGAGRNYEPPPPVAIMAEGEWVLPGGKLPIDAELAQALLDETDLLTDAPWAHELEHSLEVQLPFIMHYSGKVSFAPIIISHLSAEEVVSVSEGIYRGLEKYGKPVTLVASTDFSHYIPHEKAREQDHKAIERILAMDGFGLLKVVAEERISMCGCQPTAVVIEVCKKLGAKKAELVDYRTSGDSSGDYSSVVGYGGLIIT
- a CDS encoding type II toxin-antitoxin system RelE/ParE family toxin codes for the protein MAYKVTYKESVGKDLNAIDRPARLKIMDKIEGDLALDPAAKGKALKGKWKGLNRYEVWPYRVIYTIVDADSLLVVRIGHRKDVYR
- a CDS encoding ribbon-helix-helix protein, CopG family, whose product is MLAVRLDKELEARLEELAKKTHRTKSHYMKEALRRYLDENEDYEIGLSRLRDHADKSVPAREMRKRVGL
- a CDS encoding FecR domain-containing protein translates to MLKRLLTSTVLAMFFVTAFCYAASAEPIKATAKFVQGDVFVVRLADGKQESVVKGTAFAEGDRVTTSKSGVVEIEMDTGNLIRVDKSSDLTIKSLRRNERGSTFSIFGLSFGRVKSAVSKLASKESKFEYHTKAAIAGVGGTPPFVVEADGDTTNVDLLGSEGQAGQVYVIGGDPSRTTVLLNAQFRTTVTTGQQPALPFPIDPERLQFLNRVIPFSVTGQPSAGGGMPLFQDVLIDNLSRHVTPPVTTNPGGAKTLEDLDTQLYQCPTCAGGGSSGGGAAGAGLTPVIIKINVK
- a CDS encoding PKD domain-containing protein yields the protein MGRVDNAVSWRQFGHLTQFIAALSLAVVISSCGGLSSPAPKSESTGEKFKSDLAISVTFPEAVGRTLERTINSSNATRALPSYVTGMILAISGDDMETIYVSIPLDSLTAVVYMTPGVRRFDLLVTTNIGLSFTGSVIADISAGSSPEFNFDLVINSAPAINSLSASPSSAGKNSPVSITADVSDLDDDSLSYQWNGGGGSISGSGPSVTFTASHSGSYTVSLTVDDGRGGVTTGSVGVSVANNPPVIHSVSASAASAEIGDTIYLACDATDPDGDTVSYSWSDGAGWSASGPSAIYTVSSGGDKTISCSAADDEGANDYGSVAISVASVSRVNNSPVISSFTVNRCSIAPVNGVCGGFGGWTALAASTSCIPTYFQFICSATDADGDTISYNLEASATDWQSTYGPSNYVLTAGYLTDWDISTEFGNFVYDSVTFKCSASDTGGGVNTVTFTSVATGC
- a CDS encoding cell division protein ZapA, which gives rise to MEPSTVKVNVYGREYPIKSARDPHLTQEYAAFVDAKMKEAGAKSGSFDQMRIAILALMQITHELFTLRAQVEKEGGEYEKRMGRLLEKIESSMSRGGIQTMIGEEEGAG
- a CDS encoding hemerythrin family protein, which gives rise to MKNVQYVIWNDSYSVGVAAIDSQHQQVLKILNTLHSSSIGDGCAKDLENCMLKLWIFTVTHFQYEETLLRLLHYEKIGEHVKLHEWMKRETRRHLDDVKSGKGDFLETLHFVKEWWIKHINEEDRQYAALAASLEL
- a CDS encoding outer membrane beta-barrel protein — protein: MKRANILTVAFAALFLAVFASKAAAFNALNLNLIYSQKSMENWQDDFHDLPAYGIEADLRLGLLPTHLLIGASSGRDSGKTVAKGYSIAIDTNHTEMYVGLRQYMDMFPVFTPYASVAISTIKSEVSGSESGVSTSGSATATGYLLNAGLLMRVGVFNIGIDYRTLTGSSYDLLGGAMSANYNQAGIVLGVNF
- a CDS encoding helix-turn-helix transcriptional regulator; the encoded protein is MSQNNKKPKSPNRVKDHRDNLMMSKAELARKAGISVQTLNRIERGEVCRVDTQRKILEALGLKVDDKDKVFGPSAS